A part of Magnetospirillum sp. ME-1 genomic DNA contains:
- a CDS encoding benzoate/H(+) symporter BenE family transporter, whose protein sequence is MPQEGNRRPSLTGPTNALLISSGELHRHHTAALAFGLLGVLFGVFASTFTGLMLATPKEYIMMLGGLAMLRVLHGSFISSFGTGKFTLGALISLLVTVADISLLNIGAAFWGLVAGFAVSSMMERHDFAELAAKA, encoded by the coding sequence TTGCCGCAGGAGGGCAATAGGCGACCATCCCTGACCGGTCCCACCAACGCCCTGCTGATCTCGTCGGGAGAGTTGCATCGGCACCATACCGCCGCCCTGGCATTCGGCTTGCTGGGCGTGTTGTTCGGCGTCTTTGCGTCCACCTTCACCGGATTGATGCTGGCTACGCCCAAGGAATACATCATGATGCTGGGAGGTCTTGCCATGCTCAGGGTGCTGCATGGTTCGTTCATCTCCTCGTTCGGTACCGGTAAATTCACCTTAGGCGCTTTGATCAGCTTGCTGGTGACGGTTGCCGACATCAGCCTATTAAACATCGGGGCAGCATTCTGGGGGTTGGTGGCGGGATTCGCAGTCTCCTCAATGATGGAGCGGCACGATTTCGCTGAGCTTGCTGCCAAGGCCTGA
- a CDS encoding site-2 protease family protein: MDAAVMPLPALRDELSLHPGPASLDGSPTWTIRDPVRNRYFRIGWAAFEALSRWGGTAGEVAEMVRAETTIDMADDEVMDVAKFLHGNQLTQANSHADTARLAEQAAAEKHSIFNWLLHHYLFFRIPLARPDRFLGGLLPLVSWLGSQWFRWTTLGALLLGLMLVVRQWEVFTATLVDTLSVSGMVSYGIALSFVKVIHELAHGLTAKRFGCRVPTMGVAFLVMWPVLYTDVNETWTLASRRQRLLVGAAGIMAELSVAAWATLLWAFLPDGGMRQAVFVLAAFTWVSSLAINLSPFMRFDGYFLAMDALELPNLHPRSFSMAKWWLREVLFDLGEPPPEAMNPGRQRAMVVFAMAVWVYRLVLFLGIAALVYHFFIKAVGVLLFAVEIGWFVFLPIWNEVKEWAKRRDGIFKNSRWKQPLLGIGIALVVAVIPWRTRIEAPASVAAEIVAPLFLPAPARLEAVLVERGQHVAAGTKLLAFTAPDIDSRRAITAAKLAGKSAELEAVKLDPFGRERMSALTEELSRLGSEKAALDAEAERLTITSPHAGIFLDPLPDLKPGAWLSPKQQLGLIRADGSTIATAYVAEDDLERIKPGDTARFIPHGLDHVGMTGTVLAIDRNPIKVLTDPALASLHGGDIPVRVSGQILVPQGSFFRVTIRLDGTAPNLKLIGHVQISGQGQSLIGRAARSALVVLVREWGA, encoded by the coding sequence ATGGACGCCGCCGTCATGCCCTTGCCCGCCTTACGCGACGAGCTGTCGCTCCATCCTGGTCCGGCCTCCCTTGACGGTTCCCCGACCTGGACCATCCGCGACCCGGTCAGGAACCGCTATTTCCGCATCGGCTGGGCCGCCTTCGAGGCGCTGAGCCGTTGGGGTGGCACCGCCGGTGAGGTGGCCGAGATGGTGCGGGCGGAGACCACCATCGACATGGCCGACGATGAGGTGATGGACGTCGCCAAGTTCCTGCATGGCAACCAACTGACCCAAGCCAACAGCCATGCCGACACGGCTCGTCTGGCCGAGCAGGCGGCGGCCGAGAAGCATTCCATCTTCAACTGGCTGCTACACCATTACCTGTTCTTCCGCATTCCGCTGGCGCGGCCGGATCGCTTCCTCGGGGGCCTTCTGCCGCTGGTGTCCTGGCTGGGCAGCCAGTGGTTTCGTTGGACCACCTTGGGGGCCTTGCTGCTCGGGTTGATGCTGGTGGTGCGGCAATGGGAGGTCTTCACCGCCACCTTGGTCGATACCCTCTCGGTCAGCGGCATGGTCAGCTACGGCATCGCCTTGTCATTTGTGAAGGTGATCCACGAACTGGCCCACGGCCTGACCGCCAAGCGGTTCGGTTGCCGGGTGCCGACCATGGGGGTGGCATTCCTGGTGATGTGGCCGGTGCTGTATACCGACGTCAACGAGACCTGGACCCTGGCGTCACGGCGGCAAAGGCTGCTGGTCGGGGCGGCGGGGATCATGGCCGAACTCTCCGTGGCGGCCTGGGCCACGCTGCTGTGGGCTTTCCTGCCCGATGGTGGCATGCGCCAAGCGGTGTTTGTGCTGGCCGCCTTCACCTGGGTGTCGTCGCTGGCCATCAATCTCAGTCCGTTCATGCGCTTCGATGGCTACTTCCTGGCCATGGACGCTCTGGAACTGCCCAACCTGCATCCACGTTCCTTCTCCATGGCAAAGTGGTGGCTCCGGGAAGTGTTGTTCGATCTGGGCGAGCCACCGCCGGAAGCCATGAACCCAGGCCGCCAGCGGGCCATGGTCGTCTTTGCGATGGCGGTTTGGGTTTACCGGCTGGTGTTGTTCCTCGGCATCGCCGCCCTGGTCTACCATTTCTTCATCAAGGCGGTGGGCGTTCTCCTGTTTGCCGTCGAGATCGGCTGGTTCGTGTTCCTGCCCATCTGGAACGAGGTCAAAGAATGGGCCAAGCGCCGCGACGGCATTTTCAAGAACTCTCGCTGGAAGCAACCGTTGCTGGGAATTGGCATTGCCTTGGTGGTCGCGGTGATCCCGTGGCGGACCCGCATCGAGGCTCCGGCCTCGGTCGCCGCCGAGATTGTGGCGCCGCTATTCCTGCCTGCTCCGGCCCGGTTGGAGGCGGTGCTGGTCGAGCGCGGCCAGCATGTGGCGGCGGGAACAAAGTTGCTGGCCTTCACCGCCCCCGATATCGATTCAAGGCGTGCCATCACCGCCGCCAAGCTGGCGGGAAAATCCGCCGAGTTGGAGGCGGTCAAGCTCGATCCCTTCGGCCGCGAACGGATGTCGGCCCTGACCGAGGAGTTGTCGCGGCTTGGCTCCGAGAAGGCGGCCCTGGATGCCGAGGCCGAACGCCTGACCATTACCTCGCCCCATGCCGGGATCTTCCTTGATCCACTGCCGGATCTGAAGCCCGGCGCTTGGCTGTCGCCCAAGCAGCAATTGGGCCTGATCCGGGCTGATGGTTCGACCATCGCCACCGCCTATGTGGCCGAGGATGACCTGGAAAGGATCAAGCCGGGCGACACCGCCCGTTTCATCCCTCACGGCCTCGACCATGTCGGTATGACCGGCACGGTGCTGGCCATCGACCGTAATCCGATCAAGGTGCTGACCGATCCGGCCCTGGCCTCGCTCCATGGCGGCGACATCCCCGTGCGGGTATCGGGCCAGATTCTGGTGCCCCAGGGAAGCTTCTTCCGCGTTACCATCCGTCTGGATGGCACGGCCCCCAACCTCAAGCTGATCGGCCATGTCCAGATCAGCGGCCAGGGCCAAAGCCTGATTGGCCGCGCCGCCCGCTCGGCCCTGGTGGTGCTGGTCCGGGAGTGGGGCGCATAA
- a CDS encoding efflux RND transporter periplasmic adaptor subunit, which translates to MSDNPLITLLGLEEHARKAANSTELGFVMVNDSRALAAYRQAALFIEGEGLKAVSGVAGIETGAPFTLWLERVFKRLASDEVRQAGPADLEGADGAEWSEWLPPCALLLPLKDREGKRLGTLLLARDEDWGEQDVALLTRASDFYGHAWAVLHRPAPLTEWKRKITSIPRYRLKLTAGIVLALLFPVRLSVLAPAEVVAHDPAVIRSPMEGVIERVHVRPNQAVAEGDILFELDRTTLTGKLEVAKKALSTAQAELDQATQQAFFDPKAKGQLAIIRARIEERSAEAAQLEDLMARSQVKAPRAGVAVLDDPAEWQGRPVTVGEKVLAVASPNDVEVEAWLAPADVIELERGGPVSLFLNADPLSPVSAKLLYVTYEAIPQPDGTLGHRVRAELAQGETGPRLGLKGTARLDGHRVALIYWLARRPLAVVRNVVGL; encoded by the coding sequence ATGAGCGACAACCCGCTCATCACCCTGCTGGGGCTGGAAGAACACGCCCGCAAGGCCGCCAACTCCACCGAACTGGGCTTCGTCATGGTCAACGACAGCCGGGCCTTGGCGGCCTATCGCCAGGCGGCGCTGTTCATCGAGGGCGAGGGCTTGAAGGCGGTATCCGGTGTCGCCGGAATCGAGACCGGTGCGCCGTTTACTCTGTGGCTGGAGCGGGTGTTCAAACGCTTGGCTTCCGACGAAGTGCGCCAAGCCGGTCCCGCCGATCTGGAGGGGGCCGATGGGGCGGAGTGGTCGGAATGGCTGCCGCCTTGCGCCCTGCTGCTGCCGCTGAAGGACCGGGAAGGAAAGCGGCTTGGCACCCTTCTGCTGGCCCGTGACGAGGACTGGGGCGAGCAGGACGTGGCGCTCTTGACCCGCGCCTCGGATTTCTACGGCCATGCCTGGGCGGTGCTGCACCGGCCCGCGCCCTTGACCGAATGGAAGCGGAAGATCACATCCATCCCCCGCTACCGTCTCAAGCTGACGGCGGGAATCGTGCTGGCCCTGCTGTTTCCGGTGCGGCTTTCGGTGCTGGCCCCGGCGGAAGTGGTGGCCCATGACCCGGCGGTGATCCGCTCGCCCATGGAAGGTGTCATCGAACGGGTGCATGTGCGGCCCAACCAGGCGGTGGCCGAGGGCGATATCTTGTTCGAACTGGACCGCACCACGCTCACCGGCAAGCTGGAAGTGGCCAAAAAGGCGCTGTCCACTGCCCAGGCCGAGCTGGATCAGGCCACCCAGCAGGCCTTCTTCGACCCCAAGGCCAAGGGGCAGCTTGCCATCATCCGCGCCCGCATCGAGGAGCGGAGCGCCGAGGCGGCGCAATTGGAAGACCTGATGGCCCGCTCCCAGGTCAAGGCGCCGCGTGCCGGTGTCGCCGTTCTGGACGATCCCGCCGAATGGCAGGGCCGCCCGGTGACGGTGGGCGAGAAGGTGCTGGCGGTGGCATCGCCCAACGATGTCGAAGTGGAAGCCTGGCTGGCGCCTGCCGATGTCATCGAGTTGGAGAGGGGCGGCCCGGTCAGCCTGTTCCTCAATGCCGATCCGCTGTCGCCGGTATCGGCCAAGCTGCTTTATGTCACCTATGAAGCCATCCCCCAGCCCGATGGCACCCTGGGCCATCGGGTGCGCGCCGAACTGGCCCAGGGCGAGACGGGACCCCGGCTGGGATTGAAGGGCACCGCCCGGCTCGATGGTCATCGGGTGGCGCTCATTTACTGGCTGGCGCGGCGCCCCTTGGCGGTCGTGCGCAATGTCGTAGGGCTATGA
- a CDS encoding efflux RND transporter periplasmic adaptor subunit, protein MITVPFSPIRLGWAVSALCLLSFGAAAQEPVIPVQLVAVQFTTLSAELPGKIDRITVKDGDRFKEGQQLVAFDCVIQRAQLDEAQAVLGAAEKSKSVHKRLLELNSAGTLETEKSASDAAVAQAKLNSARAVTTKCGINAPFSGRVVEQKARAHQYVQAGQPILDILDDSTLEAEFIVPSGWVRNLKPGLVVQVAVDEVKKVYPAKIARVGAKVDAVSHSVKVVAEVRGDYPELIAGMTGRVQMPQP, encoded by the coding sequence ATGATCACCGTTCCATTTTCTCCAATCCGCCTGGGATGGGCGGTCTCGGCCCTGTGCCTGCTGTCTTTCGGGGCGGCGGCACAGGAGCCGGTGATTCCGGTCCAACTGGTGGCGGTGCAGTTCACCACCCTCTCGGCGGAACTGCCCGGCAAGATCGACCGCATCACGGTCAAGGACGGTGACCGCTTCAAGGAGGGCCAGCAACTGGTCGCCTTCGACTGCGTGATCCAGCGGGCGCAGCTGGATGAGGCCCAGGCGGTGCTGGGCGCGGCGGAGAAGTCCAAATCTGTGCATAAGCGCCTACTGGAATTGAACTCCGCCGGTACGCTGGAGACCGAGAAATCGGCCTCCGACGCCGCCGTGGCCCAGGCCAAGCTCAACTCGGCTCGCGCCGTCACCACCAAATGCGGCATCAATGCGCCGTTTTCCGGCCGAGTGGTGGAGCAGAAGGCCCGCGCCCATCAATATGTTCAGGCCGGTCAGCCGATCCTCGACATCCTGGACGACTCGACCCTGGAAGCCGAATTCATCGTGCCGTCCGGCTGGGTGCGCAACCTCAAGCCTGGCCTGGTGGTCCAGGTGGCAGTGGACGAGGTCAAAAAGGTCTATCCCGCCAAGATCGCCCGTGTCGGCGCCAAGGTCGATGCCGTCAGCCACTCGGTCAAGGTGGTGGCCGAGGTGCGGGGTGACTATCCCGAACTAATCGCCGGCATGACCGGGCGGGTTCAGATGCCCCAGCCATGA
- a CDS encoding recombinase family protein, with the protein MFVGYARVSTQDQSPQLQLDALGGAGCERIFSEHASGARADRPELKAALDFARNGDTVVVWKLDRLARSTRQLIETVDMLDGRGIGLRSLTEAIDTTTAGGKLIFHVFAALGEFERSLIIERTRAGLESARKMGRVGGRPRSLSDQDVEVARAMLASPVITVDEVARRLNVSTATLYRHLPGGRGGGGLDLRPAG; encoded by the coding sequence ATGTTTGTCGGTTACGCCAGAGTTTCGACCCAGGACCAGTCGCCGCAACTGCAACTCGACGCCCTTGGTGGTGCCGGTTGTGAGCGGATTTTTTCCGAACATGCCTCCGGCGCCCGCGCCGATCGCCCCGAGTTGAAGGCCGCCTTGGACTTCGCTCGCAACGGCGACACGGTGGTGGTGTGGAAGCTGGATCGGTTGGCTCGATCGACCCGGCAGTTGATCGAGACTGTCGATATGCTCGACGGACGTGGGATCGGTTTACGGTCGTTGACCGAAGCGATCGACACCACCACCGCCGGGGGGAAATTGATCTTCCACGTTTTTGCGGCGCTCGGGGAGTTCGAGAGAAGTTTGATCATCGAGCGGACTCGAGCCGGACTGGAGTCGGCCCGCAAGATGGGTCGGGTGGGTGGGCGGCCTCGGTCCCTGTCGGACCAGGATGTGGAGGTGGCGCGAGCCATGCTGGCTTCCCCGGTGATTACTGTCGATGAAGTGGCCCGGCGCCTCAATGTGTCGACGGCCACTTTGTATCGCCACCTGCCAGGTGGGCGTGGTGGTGGTGGCCTGGATCTTCGACCTGCGGGCTGA